Proteins encoded by one window of Vibrio rumoiensis:
- a CDS encoding PTS sugar transporter subunit IIA: MSKEIIEKRNIFLDAVANDWKEAISVSGKLLEDSKYITKEYTKEMIQAVEDIGPYIVVAPYIAFAHSRPSKSVLKTGISIATLKEPVVFGHEENDPVKIIFGLCATDKTAHIDMLSDLCEFLDDESAVDTICACKTVDELYNKINN; encoded by the coding sequence ATGAGCAAAGAGATAATTGAAAAAAGAAATATATTTCTGGATGCAGTTGCCAATGACTGGAAAGAAGCTATTAGTGTTTCAGGGAAGCTATTAGAAGATAGTAAATATATTACTAAAGAATATACAAAAGAAATGATTCAGGCCGTAGAAGATATTGGCCCTTATATTGTTGTCGCACCATATATTGCATTTGCTCATTCCAGACCTAGTAAAAGTGTACTGAAAACAGGAATAAGTATTGCCACTCTTAAAGAGCCTGTCGTATTCGGTCATGAGGAGAATGATCCGGTAAAAATTATATTTGGATTATGTGCTACAGATAAAACGGCACATATTGATATGTTGTCTGACCTCTGTGAATTTTTAGATGATGAAAGTGCAGTAGATACTATATGTGCTTGTAAAACTGTTGATGAACTATACAACAAAATAAATAACTAG
- a CDS encoding PTS sugar transporter subunit IIB codes for MKIVCVCGMGLGSSVIAKMNIEQVLSNIGVDGSVEACDVGSIRSMHADLYVTTRELAATMPKEYEDKTLVLTNFVRKPEIEKAITEFMSK; via the coding sequence ATGAAAATTGTGTGTGTTTGCGGAATGGGACTTGGTTCTAGCGTAATCGCTAAGATGAATATTGAGCAAGTGTTGTCAAACATTGGTGTAGACGGAAGCGTGGAAGCGTGTGATGTTGGTAGTATTCGCTCTATGCATGCTGACCTTTATGTAACTACTCGTGAACTGGCAGCAACTATGCCAAAAGAGTACGAAGATAAAACATTAGTTCTTACAAACTTTGTTAGAAAACCAGAGATTGAAAAAGCAATAACTGAATTCATGTCTAAATAA
- a CDS encoding PTS transporter subunit IIC, protein MQDFLYFFVFQILDKAPLFLGLIALVGLLLQKKKPTDIADGVIKTIVGILVLSTGAGVLMKTLFPIRGRSEFCVS, encoded by the coding sequence ATGCAAGATTTTCTTTATTTCTTTGTATTTCAGATTTTAGATAAAGCTCCGTTGTTTTTAGGTCTTATTGCTTTGGTGGGTTTGTTACTTCAGAAGAAAAAACCTACTGATATTGCCGATGGCGTAATTAAAACAATTGTTGGTATTCTGGTTCTTTCTACTGGGGCCGGGGTCTTAATGAAGACGCTGTTCCCAATAAGAGGGCGTTCAGAATTCTGTGTCAGTTAA
- a CDS encoding PTS transporter subunit IIC: MKKLNATLGVQGVLPANEAVFGIAMVDLANTITFTFLIGFFIHLALVYVIPFKSCKNVYLTVHIQLFLSTFMVVTLPQVLNIEGATLIGVSATLCALYWTFSPAITRKLAHSFVGDDLTLGHHQQVGAWLASKIAPIFGNKEQDAEDMHLPGFLAIFRDTTISLAFLMPAIFIGIGIAIGGEGVSELSGKTNWVVWLLLQGLTFTAGVVVLLTGVRMFIGSIVPAFKGISDKLIPNAVPALDCPAFYPYSPTGAMLGFVASVAAAIIVMIITIVMGLPIIVFPSPIIMFFDGCTMGVFGNKFGGYKGALAAGFITSFIAHVGVIFIYPMTGPIYGSGLMFSNIDFTLVWLPIFKVLQFITGTF; the protein is encoded by the coding sequence ATGAAAAAACTGAATGCGACACTAGGTGTTCAAGGTGTACTTCCTGCCAACGAAGCGGTATTTGGTATCGCAATGGTGGACTTAGCTAACACAATTACATTTACCTTCTTAATTGGCTTTTTTATTCACCTTGCACTTGTATACGTTATACCTTTTAAAAGCTGCAAAAACGTCTATCTTACTGTTCATATTCAGTTATTTTTGTCGACGTTTATGGTTGTAACGCTTCCTCAAGTACTAAACATCGAAGGTGCGACACTTATTGGTGTATCGGCAACTCTGTGTGCATTGTATTGGACATTTAGCCCGGCCATTACCAGAAAACTTGCCCATAGTTTTGTCGGAGACGACCTTACCCTTGGTCATCACCAACAGGTAGGTGCGTGGTTAGCAAGCAAAATAGCACCTATTTTTGGCAACAAAGAACAAGACGCCGAAGATATGCATTTGCCTGGATTCCTGGCCATCTTCCGCGACACAACTATCTCTCTCGCATTCTTGATGCCAGCAATATTCATCGGAATTGGTATTGCGATAGGTGGTGAGGGCGTAAGTGAACTAAGCGGCAAGACAAACTGGGTTGTCTGGCTTTTGCTTCAAGGCTTAACCTTTACTGCTGGTGTGGTTGTATTGCTTACAGGTGTACGTATGTTCATCGGATCAATCGTTCCTGCTTTTAAAGGGATTTCTGACAAGCTTATCCCGAATGCAGTACCTGCACTGGACTGTCCTGCATTTTACCCATATTCACCAACGGGTGCCATGCTAGGGTTTGTTGCATCGGTAGCAGCGGCAATTATAGTCATGATTATTACTATCGTGATGGGACTTCCGATCATCGTGTTCCCAAGCCCTATCATCATGTTCTTTGACGGCTGTACTATGGGTGTCTTCGGTAACAAGTTTGGTGGATACAAAGGTGCACTTGCAGCGGGCTTCATTACCAGCTTTATTGCTCACGTGGGCGTTATCTTTATCTATCCTATGACAGGCCCAATTTACGGTAGCGGTTTGATGTTCTCGAATATTGACTTCACTCTAGTATGGCTACCTATTTTTAAAGTACTTCAGTTTATAACGGGTACTTTCTAA
- the glmS gene encoding glutamine--fructose-6-phosphate transaminase (isomerizing), with protein sequence MCGIVGAVAQRDVAEILVEGLRRLEYRGYDSAGVAVVDANSNMTRVRRLGKVQELADAVESADVFGGTGIAHTRWATHGEPSEINAHPHVSHDIAVVHNGIIENHQALREILRERGYVFESQTDTEVIAHLVEWERRSSETLIEALQKAVKQLDGAYGTVVFDRTDPSRVVVARSGSPIVIGLGVGENFIASDQLALLNVTRRFMYLEEGDVAEVTRREVMVFDQQGEQVERVVTESNAEHDAADKGQYRHFMQKEIFEQPTALINTMEARLTKDTVVTESIGVNAAEILSKVEHVQIIACGTSYNAGMTARYWFESLAGVSCDVEIASEFRYRQFVTRPNSLLITLSQSGETADTLAALRLAKEKGYMSAMTICNVAGSSLVRESDFAFMTRAGTEIGVASTKAFTTQLAALLMLVTAMGKQQQRIDSVKEAEIVEALHLLPSQIEKALAYDKEIEALAEDFADKHHTLFLGRGEFYPIALEASLKLKEISYIHAEAYAAGELKHGPLALIDADMPVVVVAPNNDLLEKLKSNIEEVRARGGLLYVFADAGAGFEADESMKIINLPHVSEITAPIYYTIPMQLLSYHVALIKGTDVDQPRNLAKAVTVE encoded by the coding sequence ATGTGTGGAATCGTGGGTGCTGTTGCGCAGCGTGATGTAGCGGAAATTCTGGTCGAAGGACTGCGTCGTCTTGAATATCGTGGTTATGACTCTGCCGGTGTTGCGGTTGTCGATGCCAATTCAAACATGACGCGCGTGCGCCGTTTAGGCAAAGTTCAAGAGTTGGCGGATGCGGTTGAATCTGCTGATGTATTTGGCGGAACCGGTATTGCCCATACCCGCTGGGCGACTCATGGAGAACCTTCCGAAATTAATGCTCACCCACATGTCTCTCATGATATTGCGGTAGTGCATAACGGCATCATTGAAAACCATCAAGCATTACGAGAAATCTTACGCGAACGTGGTTATGTGTTTGAGTCTCAAACCGATACCGAAGTGATTGCCCATTTGGTTGAATGGGAACGTCGTAGCTCTGAAACCTTAATCGAAGCGCTGCAAAAAGCCGTGAAGCAACTCGATGGTGCTTATGGCACTGTGGTATTTGATCGTACCGATCCAAGCCGAGTGGTTGTGGCGCGCTCAGGTAGCCCGATTGTGATCGGCTTAGGGGTAGGAGAGAACTTTATCGCCTCGGATCAATTGGCTCTATTAAATGTCACTCGTCGTTTTATGTACCTTGAAGAGGGGGATGTTGCGGAAGTGACTCGTCGTGAAGTGATGGTATTTGATCAGCAAGGCGAACAAGTTGAGCGTGTGGTGACAGAATCAAATGCAGAGCATGATGCCGCCGATAAAGGGCAGTATCGTCACTTTATGCAAAAAGAAATCTTTGAGCAGCCTACGGCATTGATTAATACCATGGAAGCGCGTTTAACCAAAGATACTGTGGTAACAGAAAGCATCGGTGTCAATGCTGCCGAAATTCTGTCTAAAGTCGAACATGTGCAAATTATCGCTTGTGGCACTTCTTACAATGCCGGTATGACCGCGCGTTATTGGTTTGAATCACTTGCCGGTGTGAGTTGTGACGTTGAGATAGCATCCGAATTCCGCTATCGCCAATTTGTCACTCGTCCAAATAGCTTGTTGATCACCTTATCTCAATCTGGTGAAACCGCCGACACCCTAGCCGCATTGCGTCTTGCCAAAGAGAAAGGTTATATGTCGGCAATGACCATTTGTAATGTTGCGGGCTCTTCATTGGTTCGTGAATCAGACTTTGCCTTTATGACTCGCGCCGGCACAGAAATTGGCGTGGCATCGACCAAAGCTTTTACCACTCAACTGGCGGCGTTATTAATGCTCGTGACCGCAATGGGTAAACAACAACAACGTATCGATAGTGTAAAAGAAGCGGAAATTGTGGAAGCTTTGCATTTACTGCCTTCTCAAATTGAAAAAGCATTGGCATACGATAAAGAGATTGAAGCATTAGCCGAAGATTTTGCTGATAAGCATCACACACTGTTTTTAGGTCGTGGTGAATTCTACCCAATTGCATTAGAGGCCTCGTTAAAGCTCAAAGAGATCTCTTATATTCATGCGGAAGCTTATGCGGCTGGTGAATTAAAACATGGCCCATTAGCCTTAATTGATGCTGATATGCCGGTGGTCGTGGTCGCACCGAATAATGATTTACTTGAAAAACTTAAGTCGAACATTGAAGAAGTTCGGGCTCGTGGCGGTTTGTTGTATGTGTTTGCCGATGCCGGTGCAGGATTTGAAGCCGATGAAAGCATGAAGATCATTAATCTTCCACACGTTAGCGAGATCACCGCGCCAATTTATTACACCATTCCAATGCAGTTGCTTTCTTATCATGTTGCTTTGATTAAAGGGACTGACGTTGATCAGCCGCGGAATCTTGCGAAGGCTGTGACGGTCGAATAA
- the leuO gene encoding transcriptional regulator LeuO yields MTLSTEPKNTALNLRTESTLRGVDLNLLTVFDAVMQEQNITRAAQYLGMSQPAVSNAVARLKVMFNDELFMRHGRGIQPTQRARQLFGPIRQALQLVRNELPHSIFVPETSERVFKLAVCSPSDIRFAPRIMSGIAEKSPSIQLSLDADFDRQLPEKLRYQEVDFVIDYARFDQPGYSSTEIFSDELVVVVAANHPRIGAQISPAEFMAEKHATLSKVNGVRSFYERVYTGDFECQEAYQGTGLSNILYVVGQSELVTVVPRWLIESIPNRATYKVLPYPFADNKVAGYLSWHESSEKDKGHIWMRDQLMLICGETLAASL; encoded by the coding sequence ATGACACTTTCTACTGAACCAAAAAATACTGCCCTTAACTTAAGAACGGAATCAACTTTACGTGGCGTAGATCTTAACTTATTGACCGTTTTTGATGCAGTAATGCAAGAGCAAAATATTACTCGTGCAGCACAGTATTTAGGTATGTCACAACCAGCAGTAAGTAATGCGGTTGCTCGCTTAAAAGTGATGTTTAATGACGAATTGTTTATGCGTCATGGTCGTGGTATTCAACCAACACAACGTGCTCGTCAATTGTTTGGCCCAATTCGCCAAGCTTTGCAATTAGTACGCAATGAGTTGCCTCATTCAATCTTTGTGCCTGAAACGTCTGAGCGCGTCTTTAAGTTAGCGGTTTGCAGTCCTTCAGATATCCGTTTCGCACCAAGAATTATGAGCGGGATTGCGGAAAAATCACCAAGTATTCAATTAAGTTTAGATGCTGATTTTGATCGCCAGTTACCAGAAAAGCTTCGTTACCAAGAAGTGGATTTTGTGATTGATTATGCACGTTTTGATCAGCCTGGGTATTCAAGCACAGAAATTTTTAGCGATGAGTTAGTGGTTGTGGTGGCGGCGAATCACCCACGTATTGGCGCTCAGATCAGCCCAGCCGAATTTATGGCTGAAAAGCATGCGACCCTATCAAAAGTAAATGGCGTACGTAGTTTCTATGAGCGTGTTTATACCGGTGATTTTGAATGCCAAGAAGCGTATCAAGGCACAGGACTTAGCAACATTTTATACGTTGTGGGCCAATCGGAGTTAGTTACTGTGGTTCCTCGCTGGTTAATTGAATCAATACCTAACCGTGCAACTTATAAAGTTCTGCCTTATCCATTTGCCGATAATAAAGTGGCGGGTTACTTAAGCTGGCATGAATCAAGTGAAAAAGATAAAGGTCATATCTGGATGCGCGATCAGTTAATGCTGATTTGTGGTGAAACACTCGCCGCAAGCCTATAA
- a CDS encoding MJ1255/VC2487 family glycosyltransferase has product MKILYGVQGTGNGHIARARAMASALSKQHNVSVDFLFSGREAQSYFSMEDFGDYQTRRGLTFSTEKGKVSHMKTALNTNLSQLWKEVSELDLGGYDLVLNDFEPITAWAAKKQKIPSIGISHQNAFRYSVPKKGASWIDQTVIQHFAPTQHYLGLHWYHFQQPILPPIVHTPAQIDNQKQHFILVYLPFEDLQEINGLLQRFSNHDFICYHPAVKEMNQQEHLTFMPLSYQHFQRDLHACHGVIANGGFELPSEALTLGKKLLLKPLDGQFEQMSNVATLESLGLASSMQWLDPSAVRSWLDTEPAECVIYPNVAESISNWIVQGDWGNISPLWSHLWEQVDFPHYALINE; this is encoded by the coding sequence TTCTTATTCTCTGGCCGAGAAGCACAATCTTATTTTTCTATGGAAGACTTTGGTGATTACCAAACCCGGCGAGGACTGACTTTTAGTACCGAGAAAGGGAAAGTGAGCCATATGAAAACGGCCTTGAACACCAACCTTAGTCAATTATGGAAAGAAGTCTCTGAGCTAGATTTGGGAGGTTATGATTTGGTGCTCAATGATTTCGAACCTATTACCGCGTGGGCGGCGAAAAAACAAAAAATACCGAGTATTGGAATCAGTCATCAAAATGCGTTTCGCTATTCGGTACCTAAGAAAGGGGCGAGTTGGATAGACCAAACTGTCATTCAACACTTTGCGCCAACTCAGCATTACTTAGGTTTGCATTGGTATCATTTTCAACAACCGATCTTACCGCCGATTGTCCATACTCCGGCGCAGATAGATAATCAAAAGCAACACTTTATTTTGGTGTATTTACCGTTTGAAGACCTGCAAGAGATTAATGGCCTGTTACAGCGCTTTTCTAATCATGATTTTATTTGTTATCACCCGGCAGTTAAAGAGATGAATCAGCAAGAACATTTAACTTTTATGCCACTGTCATACCAACATTTCCAACGGGATTTACACGCCTGTCATGGCGTGATTGCGAATGGCGGTTTTGAATTGCCCTCGGAAGCATTAACGCTAGGGAAAAAGTTACTTTTAAAGCCATTAGATGGGCAGTTTGAACAAATGAGTAATGTCGCCACTCTTGAATCATTAGGCTTAGCCAGTTCGATGCAATGGCTTGATCCTAGTGCTGTGCGATCTTGGTTAGATACCGAGCCTGCCGAATGCGTCATTTATCCGAATGTTGCTGAGTCTATTTCTAATTGGATCGTCCAAGGTGACTGGGGCAACATTTCACCACTATGGAGCCACTTGTGGGAACAGGTGGATTTTCCTCATTACGCACTGATTAATGAATAA
- the ilvN gene encoding acetolactate synthase small subunit, producing the protein MRHIISLLLENQPGSLSRVVGLFSQRGYNIESLTVSPTDDETLSRINITTATDALQLEQIEKNLHKLVDVLKVQEVTEYDYVERELMLVKVKASGFSRAEVHRLADVFRGQIVDVTASLFTIQLAGDSAKLDAFIKAVSEMTDVIEVARSGVVGIARGERALKA; encoded by the coding sequence ATGAGACATATCATTTCATTACTATTAGAAAACCAACCGGGTTCTTTGTCGCGTGTTGTTGGCTTATTTTCACAGCGTGGTTATAACATTGAGTCATTAACCGTTTCACCAACCGATGATGAGACGTTATCGCGTATCAATATCACCACCGCGACAGATGCATTGCAACTTGAACAAATCGAAAAAAATCTACATAAGTTAGTGGACGTACTTAAAGTTCAGGAAGTCACTGAATACGATTATGTAGAGCGTGAGTTGATGTTAGTCAAAGTGAAAGCCAGTGGGTTTTCTCGTGCTGAAGTGCATCGTTTGGCGGATGTGTTCCGAGGGCAGATTGTTGATGTCACCGCTTCATTGTTTACCATTCAATTGGCTGGTGATAGTGCTAAATTAGATGCTTTTATTAAAGCGGTTTCTGAAATGACCGATGTGATTGAAGTCGCACGAAGTGGCGTGGTGGGGATTGCGCGTGGAGAGAGAGCGTTAAAAGCGTAA
- the pykF gene encoding pyruvate kinase PykF yields MKKTKIVCTIGPKTESVEKLTELANAGMNVMRLNFSHGDFEEHGNRIANLRQVMKNTGKQLAILLDTKGPEIRTIKLENGDDVALVAGQDFTFTTDTSVVGNKNTVAVTYPGFAQDLKAGDTILVDDGLIEMEVVATTDTEVKCKVLNNGDLGENKGVNLPGVSVKLPALAEKDKADLKFGCEQGVDFVAASFIRKADDVKEIRELLCANGGENIQIISKIENQEGVDNFDEILEASDGIMVARGDLGVEIPVEEVIFAQKMMIEKCNRARKVVITATQMLDSMIKNPRPTRAEAGDVANAIMDGTDAVMLSGESAKGKYPVEAVTIMAQICARTDRALKAELSSRLDSPRLRITEAVCKSAVETAEKLAAPVIVVATEAGKSARSVRKYFPTAKIIAVTTNTKTAAQLCLSKGVTPIVVESINDTEDFYRQGMALALEIGYGEKGDVTVMVSGALVPSGTTNTSSVHVL; encoded by the coding sequence ATGAAAAAGACCAAAATCGTATGTACGATTGGCCCGAAAACTGAATCTGTTGAGAAACTAACTGAACTAGCAAACGCTGGTATGAACGTAATGCGTTTAAACTTCTCACACGGTGATTTTGAAGAACACGGCAATCGTATTGCTAACCTTCGCCAAGTAATGAAAAACACAGGTAAACAACTTGCGATCCTTTTAGATACTAAAGGTCCAGAAATCCGCACTATCAAACTAGAAAACGGCGATGATGTTGCTCTAGTTGCAGGTCAAGATTTCACATTCACAACCGATACTTCTGTTGTGGGTAACAAAAACACTGTAGCGGTAACCTACCCTGGTTTCGCTCAAGACCTTAAAGCTGGCGATACTATCCTAGTCGATGATGGTCTTATCGAAATGGAAGTGGTTGCAACGACTGACACTGAAGTTAAATGTAAAGTATTAAACAACGGTGACCTAGGTGAAAACAAAGGTGTTAACCTTCCTGGCGTTTCTGTAAAACTTCCTGCATTAGCTGAAAAAGATAAAGCTGACCTTAAATTTGGTTGTGAGCAAGGTGTTGATTTCGTTGCGGCATCTTTCATCCGTAAAGCTGACGACGTAAAAGAAATTCGTGAATTGCTATGTGCAAACGGTGGCGAGAACATCCAAATCATCTCTAAAATCGAAAACCAAGAAGGTGTTGATAACTTCGATGAGATTTTAGAAGCGTCTGACGGCATCATGGTTGCTCGTGGTGACCTAGGTGTTGAAATCCCAGTTGAAGAAGTAATCTTCGCTCAGAAAATGATGATCGAGAAATGTAACCGCGCACGTAAAGTAGTTATCACTGCAACTCAAATGCTTGATTCTATGATCAAAAACCCACGTCCAACTCGCGCAGAAGCGGGCGACGTTGCTAACGCAATCATGGATGGTACTGATGCAGTCATGCTTTCTGGTGAGTCTGCGAAAGGTAAATACCCTGTTGAAGCGGTAACTATCATGGCGCAAATCTGTGCTCGTACGGACCGTGCTTTAAAAGCAGAGTTAAGCTCTCGCCTAGACAGCCCTCGTCTACGTATCACTGAAGCAGTATGTAAATCAGCAGTAGAAACGGCTGAGAAACTAGCGGCTCCAGTTATCGTTGTGGCAACTGAAGCAGGTAAATCTGCTCGTTCAGTGCGTAAATACTTCCCAACTGCAAAAATCATTGCCGTGACAACTAACACTAAGACTGCAGCACAACTTTGCTTGTCTAAAGGTGTAACACCAATCGTTGTTGAGTCTATCAATGATACTGAAGACTTCTACCGTCAAGGTATGGCTTTAGCTCTAGAAATAGGCTACGGCGAAAAAGGCGATGTAACCGTTATGGTTTCTGGTGCTCTAGTACCATCAGGTACAACCAATACTTCTTCTGTTCACGTTCTTTAA
- a CDS encoding acetolactate synthase 3 large subunit has protein sequence MEMLSGADMIVRSLIDEGVEHIFGYPGGSVLDIYDALHEKSDIEHVLVRHEQAAVHMADGYARGTGKVGVVLVTSGPGATNAITGIATAYMDSAPMVVLSGQVPSSLIGNDAFQECDMVGISRPVVKHSFLVTKAEDIPETIKKAFYLASTGRPGPVVVDLPKNVLNPLETFPYQYPDEVKMRSYNPTTSGHKGQIKKGLKALLAAKKPVLYVGGGAIIAEASEQLIKLAEALNLPVVSTLMGLGAFPATHHNSLGMLGMHGTYEANMAMHNADLIFGVGVRFDDRTTNNVEKYCPNAKIMHIDIDPSSISKTIQADLPIVGSADEVLDSMLKLLEDQGEDQDTVAIETWWQELQSWRNRKCLEFDRTSDRIKPQQVVETLYKLTKGEAYVASDVGQHQMFAALYYPFDKPRRWINSGGLGTMGFGLPAAMGVKFAMPQEEVVCITGDGSIQMNIQELSTCMQYDIPVKIINLNNRFLGMVKQWQDMIYQGRHSHSYMDSVPDFAAIAEAYGHVGIRINHPDELEAGLKKALDMKDRLVFVDINVDETEHVYPMQIKGEGMDKMWLSKTERT, from the coding sequence ATGGAAATGTTATCTGGCGCGGATATGATCGTCCGCTCCTTAATTGATGAAGGCGTTGAACACATTTTTGGTTATCCTGGCGGTTCAGTTTTGGATATCTACGATGCCTTGCATGAGAAAAGCGATATTGAACACGTATTAGTGCGCCATGAACAAGCTGCGGTTCATATGGCCGATGGTTATGCTCGCGGAACAGGCAAAGTCGGGGTTGTACTCGTTACTTCAGGTCCAGGTGCCACTAATGCCATTACTGGTATTGCGACTGCTTATATGGACTCAGCACCAATGGTCGTGTTGTCGGGCCAAGTACCAAGTAGCTTAATTGGTAATGATGCATTCCAAGAGTGTGACATGGTGGGGATCTCCCGCCCTGTGGTTAAACACAGCTTTTTAGTGACTAAAGCTGAAGATATTCCTGAGACCATTAAAAAAGCGTTTTATCTTGCTTCGACAGGTCGTCCTGGTCCTGTGGTTGTGGACTTACCGAAAAACGTATTGAACCCGCTCGAAACTTTCCCATACCAATATCCTGATGAAGTGAAAATGCGTTCTTATAACCCGACCACATCGGGGCATAAAGGTCAGATTAAAAAAGGGTTAAAAGCGTTATTAGCAGCGAAAAAACCAGTTCTTTATGTCGGTGGTGGGGCCATTATTGCCGAAGCCAGTGAGCAACTTATTAAACTTGCAGAAGCACTTAACTTGCCAGTTGTTAGTACTTTGATGGGGCTAGGTGCTTTTCCTGCAACACACCACAATTCACTTGGTATGTTAGGCATGCACGGCACTTATGAAGCGAATATGGCGATGCATAATGCCGATTTGATTTTTGGTGTCGGCGTTCGTTTCGATGATCGTACCACCAATAATGTCGAAAAATACTGCCCTAATGCCAAGATTATGCATATCGATATCGATCCTTCTTCGATTTCTAAAACCATTCAAGCGGATTTACCGATCGTCGGCTCTGCTGATGAAGTGCTAGATAGCATGTTGAAACTGCTTGAAGATCAAGGTGAAGATCAAGATACGGTAGCAATTGAAACCTGGTGGCAAGAGCTACAAAGTTGGCGAAATCGTAAGTGTTTAGAGTTTGATCGCACTTCAGATCGTATTAAACCCCAGCAGGTCGTTGAAACGCTTTATAAGCTAACCAAAGGTGAAGCTTACGTTGCGTCGGATGTAGGACAGCATCAAATGTTTGCTGCTCTTTATTACCCATTTGATAAGCCGCGTCGTTGGATTAACTCGGGTGGGTTAGGCACCATGGGCTTTGGTTTACCGGCCGCGATGGGGGTTAAATTTGCCATGCCACAAGAAGAGGTGGTGTGTATTACCGGTGATGGCAGTATTCAAATGAATATTCAAGAGCTATCGACCTGTATGCAATACGATATTCCTGTCAAAATAATCAACTTGAATAATCGTTTCTTAGGCATGGTAAAACAATGGCAAGATATGATTTATCAAGGTCGCCACTCCCATTCTTATATGGACTCTGTGCCAGACTTTGCCGCGATCGCTGAAGCGTATGGGCATGTTGGCATTCGCATTAATCACCCAGACGAGCTTGAAGCTGGCCTGAAAAAAGCATTGGATATGAAAGATCGCTTAGTGTTTGTTGATATCAATGTGGATGAAACAGAGCATGTTTATCCTATGCAAATTAAAGGTGAAGGCATGGATAAAATGTGGTTAAGCAAGACGGAGAGAACCTAA
- a CDS encoding DeoR/GlpR family DNA-binding transcription regulator, whose amino-acid sequence MSKRNTQQRRHLIVQQVNEFGEVSVEALNKQFNISEVTIRKDLSALEASGLLLRRYGGAIALPKEIINEEFSEEVSKRKVELARAAASLIKDHHRIIIDSGSTTGALIEQLNHKRGLVVMTNSLNVANALNALESEPTLLMTGGTWDTHSESFQGQVAEQVLRSYDFDQLFIGADGIDLARGTTTFNELLGLSQVMSEVARRVVVMVESDKIGRKIPNLELAWDKIDVLVTDKGISHEQQAQIQQHNVQVLIA is encoded by the coding sequence ATGTCAAAACGAAATACCCAGCAGCGACGTCACCTTATTGTTCAACAAGTTAATGAGTTTGGTGAAGTCAGCGTTGAAGCGTTAAATAAACAATTTAATATTTCAGAAGTCACGATAAGAAAGGATCTTTCTGCATTAGAAGCCAGTGGTTTGCTGCTGCGTCGTTATGGTGGTGCGATTGCTTTGCCAAAAGAAATTATCAATGAAGAGTTTTCTGAGGAGGTTTCGAAACGAAAGGTAGAGTTAGCAAGAGCCGCTGCCTCTCTGATTAAAGATCACCATAGAATTATTATTGATAGCGGTAGTACCACGGGAGCCTTGATCGAACAGCTCAATCACAAACGTGGTTTAGTGGTGATGACTAATTCATTGAATGTTGCCAATGCACTGAATGCCTTAGAAAGTGAACCAACGCTGTTGATGACGGGGGGAACTTGGGATACCCATTCCGAGTCCTTTCAAGGCCAGGTTGCCGAACAAGTACTGCGTTCTTATGATTTTGACCAGCTTTTCATTGGTGCCGATGGTATCGACTTAGCACGCGGAACCACCACATTCAATGAACTGTTAGGTTTAAGCCAGGTAATGTCGGAAGTGGCGCGCCGTGTCGTGGTGATGGTTGAATCTGACAAAATTGGTCGAAAAATTCCAAATTTAGAACTGGCATGGGACAAAATTGATGTACTTGTGACAGACAAAGGCATCAGCCATGAACAACAAGCGCAAATACAACAACATAATGTGCAAGTTCTGATTGCCTAA